TTAGTAAGTTCACTTTTAACATTGTCTATCTTAGTATTTAAATTAGATATATCTTTTTGCAAATTTTTCTCTACATTATCTATTTTAGCATCTAAATTAAATATATCCTTTTGCAAACTCTTTTCTACGGCATCTATTTTAGTATTTAAACTTTTTTCTGCGGCATCTATTTTAGCATTTAAACTCTTTTCTACGGCATCTATTTTAGTATTTAAACTTTTTTCTACATTATCTATTTTAGTATTAAGTTCGTTTTTTACACCATCTATCTTAATCTCTAAATTGGATATATATTTTCGCAAAGTTTTTTCTACATCGATTATTTTCTCTTTTAAATATTCGAAGTTGTAATTATCGTTATGAAGAAAAACAAAATCTATTGCCTCCTCACTAAATCCTATGTTTAAAAATTCATTTTTTATACTTTCTATGTTATATGCCCTATAAGATAAATTATTCATAAACTATCCTTTTAATGCTTTATATTTTTTAAAAAGTTTATTAAGAAAGTCCTTTTGATTTTCAAAAATCTCATCCATCATAAAACTTGTAAATTTGGCATGTTTTTTATAAAAATC
The sequence above is a segment of the Borreliella spielmanii genome. Coding sequences within it:
- the bdr gene encoding Bdr family repetitive protein, whose product is MNNLSYRAYNIESIKNEFLNIGFSEEAIDFVFLHNDNYNFEYLKEKIIDVEKTLRKYISNLEIKIDGVKNELNTKIDNVEKSLNTKIDAVEKSLNAKIDAAEKSLNTKIDAVEKSLQKDIFNLDAKIDNVEKNLQKDISNLNTKIDNVKSELTNKIENEVKDLRKDLNTGNRLIHFMILTAAILGPILNALFMKYLQFIK